The nucleotide sequence GCGCCAGCACGCCCTCGGTCTGGGAGTAAGCGCCGGAGAAGCTGAGGCTGTGCCGCCACGGCAGGTCGAGCGCGTAGGAACCCGACACGCTGCGCAGCGCCTCGAAGTCCCAGCTCGAGGTCCACTGCGCGGAAAGCTGATGCCCGTGCCCGAAGGCATTGCCCCAATTGAACCCGGCATTGAAGCGCTCGATGGTGGTCGTCTCGGTGCCGGAGTTACTGGCTCCGGCAAAGACCTGCCACGGCCGCCGCTCCTGAACGCGCAGCACAATCTTGGTCGTGCCTGGCTCGTCACCCGCGGTAGTGGACGCAGTGACTCGCCGGAAGGGATTACGGTTGATCCAATCGAGATCAGCCCGCAAGCAGATGCGGTCTAGCGCTTGCCCCGATTTCAACCGGATCGCCTTCTGATAAGACGCCGTAGAAAAGTAGTTGGCACCCTCAACTACAATCTGCGACTCCAACCGGGAGATCGTGACCACGAGCCGAACAATACCTTCTGTCACATCCTGGCGGGGGAGATGGACCACCGAGAACGGGTAGCCAACGGCGCTCAAATAAATTCGCGTGGAGGACTCAAGGCGTCGCAACGACGGCATCGAAACCGGCGCACCCAAGAAATACCCCAACACCTCGCGGTAGTCTTTGGTGTCGAGAACGGGCACTCCGGAGAGGGTCAAGCCCGCCACCGGGCGGTCAGCCCGGGCCGTCACCTCCGAGCCATAGATCGCAATGCCTTTCAACTCCGGCAACAGCACCTCCTCGTCGGGCATCGCTCCCGCGTATGGCGGAATTAGGCCGGAGAGAGGTTCAATGGATTCCTCCTGCGACGAGGTCGGATCTGGCGACATTTCATCAAGATTCTGCGCGGATAACAGCAATGGAGCGAACACCGCAACAAGACCCACACGGAGCTGGCGAAGAAAAGGATCGAATATCTTCATTGGATACGGTCTCAGCGCTTCAATTGCCCGTTATCATGCTGGTAAGCGCGGTCGCAAACAGAGTCCGACTAACGATGGAGTCGGTCGATTCGTCGTCCTCGGTTGGAGGATCGAGTTTTAGTCCGTAAATGGATATGGGCGTATTACGCGCGTCACTCTCGACGAGCTCCTCAAACTCGACCCGACGGTCGACCTCCTTGCCGACGTCGATACCTTGGGTGACTCCAACTACGATGGCCATGCTCACGATCACCGCCGGCCCCGAGGAGAGGTTCCCGAGAACTGAATAGGTGGTCAACGACTGGGCGCTCGCCGTGAAGGCCTGGCTAGCCGCCGGAGTGACAAGACCGCTGTGCACCATCGAAGCTCCCATCCCGGCCGCCTTGACCAAGCCACCGCTGACTTTACCTATGAGGCTGCTCAGTTCTGGAAAGATCGCCCAAGCTGCGGCGTTAACCACGCCAGCAGCGGCAGTCCCTCCGGTCACTCCCAAGCCGGTAGCCAGAGCTGCGCTCCCAATGTCGTTACCTATTTTCTCCTCAACAACTTCACCGGCGGCGTCTGCCATAAAATCCGCCCACGGCACTTCGTCCGGTGCTATCATACTCAGTAGAGCAGATGAAACGGGGGCTTGGTAACTTTCCGGATCCGCAAAATACTCTGCCCGCTTATGCTCCATTTTCGTGACAAGTTCGGTGCGGGCCTGTCCCAGATGACGCTCGAGTTCTCCGACCAACACGGCTTCCGCCGGCGTGTAGTTTAGCGGTGATTTGTGAGTCAGGGTCTTCACGAAGTCCGTATAGGCCGGTGTCAACAACGCCTGCTTTTCCGGATTCGAATGCAGATCTGCGAGAAACGCATAAAGATGTCGTTCCGTGATTTCCTCGTCATCGCTCAGACCGAGCTGCGCCCGAATCGCCGGGCCGACGGCGACGGCTTCATCCATCACCGCCTCTCCCGCTTCCCCCAAGCCTTCCAGGAAGACTTGGCGCATGACCTCGTTGCGCAGTTGGTCTCTGATCGCATCAAGCATGACGGGCAGCGCCTCAACCGGCATACCGAACGCAGCCTGTGACGATCCACCCGGATTAAGAAACGCGGCCTTGTCCGCTTGGAAAGCCGCCTCTTCCGCCGCGATGGCCGCCTCGGCGGCGAGCACCGCGAGCCGTTCCGTCCGAAGGCGTTCCAGTTCCGCCACCCGGACGGGATCGGGCGAGAGGAACAGTTGCCCGTTGTGGACGACGGTGACGGCGTAGTTCGGATTGGCGCCGAGGTAACCTTCGGGTTGGAGCCAGCGAATCTGGTCCTGCAAGGACGCCTGCTCCTCCGGGGTGAGCACGCTGTCGCTCCAGAAAAACCGACCACTGTGGGTAATGGTAAGCCGCAGGGATTCGCCACCGGGCATGGTATCCACGAACTCAACATCGGGCTCCGGCACAACGACCGTTCGATTGCCCGAGCCGGGGGTGGGGTTCTGAATCGTCGTCGGGTAGCTCGCGAGAAAGGCCGCATCGTCGAACTCGGCGGGAGCGGAGAAGGTCGTCAATGTGGTCGCAACCTCGACCGACGCAGCCTGGTTCTGATCGTAAACCCCAACCTCGATATCGGGAAACGCGTTGGCCAACGTATCGCCGGGCGCGAGGTTGTCGGCGGTGATATTGAACTCGGGCAGCGCGGAGTTGATTACCGCGGAGAGGTTGTCGACGGTGATCGTGATCGGTCGCGGCAGCACGGTGAAGAGCCCGGGCAGGTTTTCCACGCGGTAATTGGTATTGCCGGTGAGGGCGGCGTAGAACGCGTGCAGGCCGGGCGCGTCCGGGTTCGCGGTCGCGTCGGCGGGAACCGGGGCAAAGGGCGATGCCACCGCAGCGATCGTATCAAAGCTCGCGAGTCCGTCGCCCGCCACGAGGATCTGATAGGCTGAATTTTCGTCACCGTAATAGCGCACGGTGTTGGCCGGTTTCAGAGCGATGTGGCGGGGCACCACGGCGAGGTTGCCGGCATCCAGGTCGGTCAACACGTAGTTGGAATTGAGGAGTTCGGGCATGATGGCGTAGTTCCCGACGTCCGCGGTGGGCCCGACCGGGAAAACGAGCCCGAGCACGTCCGCTACAATATGTCCGAAGACCAGTCCTTCCGCTGTGAGGGCAAGGCTCGCGATGGCCGGATTCTGCTCTCCGTAGACGCGCATCAAATCACCGACCTCCACCTGCAGCGGAGCGGGCAACACGGTGAGGAGACGCGGCGCGGACTCGACGGTGTAGTTGGCGCTGCTCAGCTCGATCTGCACATCGTAGGCCCCCACATCGGCCGTCGGATCGAGACCTAGGGCGGAGACACCGAGATCGGCAAATGTGTCGTTGAGCTTGAAACCGATGACGGCGGCCGCGTCGATCGGCTGGATCGTAGTGCCGCCGTAAACCCGAGTGAATTGAGACGACGAAAAATCGAGCAAGGCCGGTGCAATCGTCAGCGTGCCGGGCACGTAGGTGAGCACGTAGTTGTTGCTGGTCGCTCCACCGACCGTGATGGCCAGGTCCTGCACGTCGGAGTCACGGGTCGCCGCGGTCGCGAAGGACAATCCCGAAACCGCGGCCTCCGTGTCAAACGGCGCCAGCCCCTCGAACGTGGCGGTGAAGGTCGGGTTGAGGTCGCCGTAGATGCGCGTGAAGTCGTCGGCGGTGATCGTGAGCGGGGCCTGGTCCACCGTGAGCACGCCTTCCTGGAAGGTGAAGCTGTAGTTGGGATTCACGCCGCCGGAAACGGTGATGTCGTAGCGACCAACGTTGGACGCAGGCTCGGCGGTTGTGCTCAGGGTAAGGTCGGTGAAATCCGCCACCTCGTCGACGGATTTCAGGCCGGTAAACGTAGCCGTGAACAAGGGGTTCGACTGACCGTAAAGGCGCGTCTGGCTGTCGGCGGTGATCAGCAGCGGGGCGGGATCGATGGTGAGTTCCCCGGGCACGAAGGTGATGGCGTAATTGTCCGCGGAGGCACCGAAGAGAATGATGGGATACTCGCCTACGTCCGAGGCAGCGGTCGCCGTGGTCAGGAACGTGAGGCCGGACAGGATCGAGGCGTCGTCGTCGAGTTTGAAACCCATCGTGGTGGCGGTGAAACCGCCGTTGGCGTCGCCGTATTCGCGACTCTGATCGTCGGCCGCGATCGTGAGCGGAGCGGGTTCAACGCTCAGGGTCCCCGTCTGGACGGCGACCGTGTAGTTGGAGGCCGACACGTCGCCGGTGGTGATGGCGTAGTCGCCGACGGTTGAGGTCACCACGGCGTCGGTCGCAGGCGCGAGGCCGGTCAGCACCGAGGCGTCGTCACTGAGTTTGAAACCCGTGAACGTGCTCGTAAGCGTCGGGTTGGCGTCGCCGTAGTCACGGCTGACATCGTCAAGCGTGACGGTGAGCGCGGCGGGCGCGACACTGAGCGTGCCTTCCACGAAAGTGATGGCGTAGTTGGCGTTGGACGCGCCGCTGGGCGTGATGGCGTAGTCACCCGTGTCGGAGGCGAGGGTCGCGTCACTTGAGAGCACGAGACCGGTGATGTCGGCGGTGGTATCGGTGGCCACGAGCCCTTCTATGGCGGCGGTGAAGCTCGGGTTGGTGTCACCATAGATGCGACTCAAATCGGTGGCGATGATGGTGAGCAGCGCGGGATCGATCGTGAGCGTGCCGTTGACGAAAGTGATGTCGTAGTTGGGCGCGACGGCTCCCGCGGGCATGATCGAGTAGGTGCCTACGCCGGAGCCCACGTTGGCCAAGGTGGTGAACGTGACGGGCTGGGTGAAAATGGAGCCATCATCGTCGTCGACAAAACCGGTGGTCGTCGCGGTGAAGCTCGGGTTGGCCGCGCCGTAGAGCCGCGTCATGTCGTCCGCGATGATAGTTAGAATTTGTTCGCTGATCGTGAGGATGCCCGACGCAAAGGAGATCGTGTAGTTGGCGTTGGTCGCGCCGGCGGCCACGATGGCGTAGTCGCCCACATCGGAGCCGGGCGCGGCGCTGGTGGTGAGCGTCAGCCCAGCGATATCCGCCGCAGTGTCGCCATTGACCAAGCCGGCGTAGTTGGCGGAAAAACCGGGAAGCGATGCACCGAAGACGGCGGCCGCATTGTTGGCCGTGATGGTGAGCGCCGCCGGATCGATCGTGAGCGTTCCGGGCTCGTAGGTGGCGGTGTAGTTAGCGTTGGTCGAACCACTAGGCGTGATGGTGTAGGTGCCGGCGTCAGAGGCCGTGGTGGCGTCGGTGCCAAAGCCCAGGTTGGTCAGAACGGACGCGTCCTGATCAAGTTTGAGACCGGTGGCCACGCCGGTGAAACTCGGGTTGGTCGCGCCGTAGGTGCGGCGGGTGTTGTCGGCTGTGACAGTTACGGCTGCCGGATCGATCGTCAGCTCGCCGTTGTGGTGGGTGATGGTGTAGTTGATCGCCGCGGCATCCGCCGGAACGATGTCATAGGCACCGACGTCGGAGTGCTCGGTCGCATCCGTGGTGACGGTGAGGCCGGAGATCACCGCGGCATCATCGTCATTGCGAAATCCGTCGTAGCTGACATCGAACGTCGGATTGGCGTCACCGTAGTCGCGCGACAGGTTGTTGGCCGTGATCGTCAGCGGAGCGGGATCGATTTCCAGTGTCCCCTGCACAAAAGCTATGTCGTAATTGGGCGCGACGGCGCCGACGGGCGTAATCGTATAAAAGCCCACATCG is from Synoicihabitans lomoniglobus and encodes:
- a CDS encoding ShlB/FhaC/HecB family hemolysin secretion/activation protein, which translates into the protein MSPDPTSSQEESIEPLSGLIPPYAGAMPDEEVLLPELKGIAIYGSEVTARADRPVAGLTLSGVPVLDTKDYREVLGYFLGAPVSMPSLRRLESSTRIYLSAVGYPFSVVHLPRQDVTEGIVRLVVTISRLESQIVVEGANYFSTASYQKAIRLKSGQALDRICLRADLDWINRNPFRRVTASTTAGDEPGTTKIVLRVQERRPWQVFAGASNSGTETTTIERFNAGFNWGNAFGHGHQLSAQWTSSWDFEALRSVSGSYALDLPWRHSLSFSGAYSQTEGVLAPPFSLSGESWQVGANYDIPLKSPRDGYTHALQFGADFKASDNNFMFADVPISDNLTHIAQARATYRGSLTSGWGATSFGTTLTAAPGGLTDRNDDDFFNLSRAGAQASYVYLRANASHRVALDAVKPGVAWSVRGQFQLSPWSNLIGSEQFGGGGSSSVRGYQEGEVYKDNGVLLSHELRLPPFSLKLGRGRLSDNLQLYVFQDYARLWSTDKLPGEADVDLHSAGVGFDYFMGSHLNLRAAYGWQFTDSGSSETGDNSRAHLSARVSF
- a CDS encoding MBG domain-containing protein translates to MQNFPSRAARFSAFRWIVSLCALSPVVVFPPHVLALPEGSQVVAGEVSFAGGTGQLDLTQIGNAAIVNWADFSIGAGEIVNIHQSVDGAMLNRVLGANPSALLGQLNADGRVYLVNPNGVLVGADARIDAGGFFATTAQIGDAEFLVGGDLEFTDGSEAAIVNLGVIQATAGDAVLVAYRVVNEGEIHAPHGTAALSAATQFIYAPTGDTRITVASSVALADGGVGVDNAGLIDAADAELTAADGNLFALAVNQTGVVRATGVERVGGRVLLTADQGVVSVEGEISAHRDDGSGGEVLVGGDFHGDNPAVANAAFTYVGDAALIDVGARGGTGDGGTTVVWADDHTIYRGFIDGRAGERGGDGGNVEVSGKVQLDFRGNVDLHAASGAAGHLLLDPAAITIQASTAEANLSSDGGVGSLLRLFQENTFAPSILPVDSLVNLLNTGVNVTLDTSGAFIDGLFDHVGIDVLSPVAWTSGSTLSFKSGDVININADLTGGAGSGIVFGLGSNSSAGAGKTTGVFTVHEDATVTADQVTIQPNVDARPVNAGITGAVSTGAIRFNGILVTDTLDLAMPGGGFGDDVTIANAANQIGTLTSSNATGGLAGALTVVDGTGDLTVNGSLAGIGDAVTISTAGDLTMGAGASIATTSDTDIYLAAGGSFTNAAGGSALSVSGDGRFLIYSDNPTDTTLGGLGAEPVYDKTFADNAPASMDGYAGNRVLYELAPTLTFTATDQTRDYGDNNAALGFTVSGLLTGDTAAEAFSGNPALGTTITSSTAAGTYADAITIAIGSVIASDYDYGIAFAPGDFTVDPAVLAVTVADATRLYGDTNPGFSGTITGFKLDQDTSVVTTAPTYVTSAHAGVDVGSYAIVGSGAQAANYTFTYSPGNLRVDPSPLLVTAADTTRLYGDANPSFSGTITGFKLGQDASDLLTAPSYMTVADAGSDVGDYIVIGTGADAANYSFAYAPGTLTINPAPLTITATDQSRDYGDANPTLDVAYSGFKNSDDATVVSGLSVATAATEASDVGDYDIVPTGATASNYTITEVEGTLTIDPAAITVTADDTSRTYGAINPRFVGEVTGLKLEQDAAVLTGLGYHTAATAGSAAGSYDIVASGSTNLNYTVTYEFGTLTVAPAPLTITANNAGARFNEALPDFMASFVGLVPGDIAADISGLTLTTDAVQGSDVGDYAIVAFAPAEVNPNYTISFEPGILTISNQILTITADDFTRLYGAANPSFTATTTGFVGDDDLSILTQSVTFTVLADEASDVGFYTITPVGAVAPNYDIAFVQGTLEIDPAPLTITANNLSRDYGDANPTFDVSYDGFRNDDDAAVISGLTVTTDATEHSDVGAYDIVPADAAAINYTITHHNGELTIDPAAVTVTADNTRRTYGATNPSFTGVATGLKLDQDASVLTNLGFGTDATTASDAGTYTITPSGSTNANYTATYEPGTLTIDPAALTITANNAAAVFGASLPGFSANYAGLVNGDTAADIAGLTLTTSAAPGSDVGDYAIVAAGATNANYTISFASGILTISEQILTIIADDMTRLYGAANPSFTATTTGFVDDDDGSIFTQPVTFTTLANVGSGVGTYSIMPAGAVAPNYDITFVNGTLTIDPALLTIIATDLSRIYGDTNPSFTAAIEGLVATDTTADITGLVLSSDATLASDTGDYAITPSGASNANYAITFVEGTLSVAPAALTVTLDDVSRDYGDANPTLTSTFTGFKLSDDASVLTGLAPATDAVVTSTVGDYAITTGDVSASNYTVAVQTGTLSVEPAPLTIAADDQSREYGDANGGFTATTMGFKLDDDASILSGLTFLTTATAASDVGEYPIILFGASADNYAITFVPGELTIDPAPLLITADSQTRLYGQSNPLFTATFTGLKSVDEVADFTDLTLSTTAEPASNVGRYDITVSGGVNPNYSFTFQEGVLTVDQAPLTITADDFTRIYGDLNPTFTATFEGLAPFDTEAAVSGLSFATAATRDSDVQDLAITVGGATSNNYVLTYVPGTLTIAPALLDFSSSQFTRVYGGTTIQPIDAAAVIGFKLNDTFADLGVSALGLDPTADVGAYDVQIELSSANYTVESAPRLLTVLPAPLQVEVGDLMRVYGEQNPAIASLALTAEGLVFGHIVADVLGLVFPVGPTADVGNYAIMPELLNSNYVLTDLDAGNLAVVPRHIALKPANTVRYYGDENSAYQILVAGDGLASFDTIAAVASPFAPVPADATANPDAPGLHAFYAALTGNTNYRVENLPGLFTVLPRPITITVDNLSAVINSALPEFNITADNLAPGDTLANAFPDIEVGVYDQNQAASVEVATTLTTFSAPAEFDDAAFLASYPTTIQNPTPGSGNRTVVVPEPDVEFVDTMPGGESLRLTITHSGRFFWSDSVLTPEEQASLQDQIRWLQPEGYLGANPNYAVTVVHNGQLFLSPDPVRVAELERLRTERLAVLAAEAAIAAEEAAFQADKAAFLNPGGSSQAAFGMPVEALPVMLDAIRDQLRNEVMRQVFLEGLGEAGEAVMDEAVAVGPAIRAQLGLSDDEEITERHLYAFLADLHSNPEKQALLTPAYTDFVKTLTHKSPLNYTPAEAVLVGELERHLGQARTELVTKMEHKRAEYFADPESYQAPVSSALLSMIAPDEVPWADFMADAAGEVVEEKIGNDIGSAALATGLGVTGGTAAAGVVNAAAWAIFPELSSLIGKVSGGLVKAAGMGASMVHSGLVTPAASQAFTASAQSLTTYSVLGNLSSGPAVIVSMAIVVGVTQGIDVGKEVDRRVEFEELVESDARNTPISIYGLKLDPPTEDDESTDSIVSRTLFATALTSMITGN